tcctaagaGTTCTTCAGGTTATGCTGCACTGAGAATTATAATCCTGTGCATGTTTAGTATTGCATTTCATGCACAGAATTATAGAATTAGgtaagaaaatgcagaacaatCATCTGAATTCTTAGTTTACTTCCATGTAAACTGCTTAATAACAAAATAGTacaagaactggaaaaaaataggcaaaCCAATTTCTGATTACTAGATTAAACCAAATTTCCAAAGAACACCTAACCACAGCTCAGATCTCCACTTACTAGTTATTATTATACTAATAAAGTTACTTCTACACACATTGTTTCAAGTAAAACGGAATAGCGATAATTAAAGtcacaagaaaattaaaagctctCTCAAGCGCAACTCTCATGCCGATGGCTTACAGAtaactgaaaagctgtttataGAATTAGATGGGTATTTACATTCTACCAGGATCTAATATAAGTACTATCTGAAGGACAGTTTCCTTTACTCGAAAACATACCAGTTGTATTGATCTTGCAGTGTTTGAAGACAAAACACATTTCGCCTGATTGTCTCCAAGATCACAACAAAGCAATCGTACTTACAACTGCTTTAATTCAATACACTATTACTCAAAGAGGACtgtaacaaggaaaaaaaccccacattctTTTACCACTATGCTACATTTCAAGCCCCACAGAGAAAAGTCTACAGCTGCCTGCAAGTATGACCTTCAACTCAGTTGCTTCAGAGACACAGCTCTGAGAATCACTGCCATGTTACAGTACTTTTGTCATAGGATAAATGTTTCAACAGTCCAGCCAACAAACATCTTCAAAACAGGCTATGAGCAAACATTTGAACTGCTTGGCAGAAAGGAGCAATTGCCCAAGACAAATGTCTTACGAAATATGCGTTAGCCTATTTGCTCTTAAGATTGTAAGACCCATTTTGAGGAACAACAGCTGTAAGGAGTCATTCTCATTCACCTGCTTGCTATACAAACTAGGTCCCAGGACAAGAGTAAGGATTCTAGACACCCCCATAATACTATTTCTTAATAATGTTGacaaaaaacaaataagcagCAAGGCTTACGGTCTGACTTTCAGGAAAGTCCATCTTCAGTAATTTGTGAGCACATTCTTCAAAGTCTAAGCtgcaataacagaaaaaaatacttctcagtATCTGTGCAATATACAGTACACTAGACACTTTTCAGAATTATATTAAGATTGATTGTTGGTGCTGAAACTTCAACTGTTTTGAAGTAtctcattaacattttaaaatctgtttgttttgttagggttttatgttgttttttaaaataaatattttgtatttcatagtTTATGCATGAAAATTAATCCGAGTCATTACATTTGCAGACAATTTGAAAACAAGATGATTCGAGCCATTATTACTATTACATCATCTTACAAAACTTagcaaaacacaaacataaGCTCATTTTACACATCCTGAAAAACGGTGAAATGCAAGCACTGTACATAAGCTCCGAAGTAAGTATATACCACACACACCACTCTCCCATTCTTGCATATTGCAAGCCTTTAGCTACCAGTAAGCACCTTCCCCCACCCAAGTAAAAGACAAACAAACTTGGGTATGGCAAGAAAGTATCGAACAGTAACTTTCAGAAACATAAGAGCCTTTCATACATCTCAGTATGGTATTAATTGATATGTGTAATGATCAATACCACAACTACATTATCTCATTCCTCATGCAGGTTCAGACCTGCAGAATATTGAGGGTCATACCTACTTTTGGAATTGAGTGGCATCCAACAAGATTCATCTCTCCTTTTACCCAGGTAACACCAGAGTTATACCAccctgttttgtttatttggacTTTGTACTGCAAGGGGATTTCATTTTCAAGTTGCGTACAAATAGAGTATACTTCAGGGTTGGTATATGTATACTTAGTTTCCAAACAATGCAGATGGAAACAGGCCTAAATAGTACCACACTACAGAACTACTTACTCTCCGAAGTGGAGGAAATCTACAGCATCTCTGTTTTAAGTgtgttgcaggttttttttcagaaattcttcagATGCTGCATGATCTGAAGATCACCAACTTGTTCACTCAGAACATTCTGATTATGGCAATCCTCAAAGAAAAGTACCActcaaacattttgaaacacaTACGATTTATCTTAGAATGAGAATTCGGGTATTTAATTTGTCAGAACAGTCTGCTTTATACAATCAGGTCCGGCTCCCTAAAGAACACCTCCCTGTTCATTTTTGTttcgttgggttttttttaattgcacattaaaaaagaattttaaaagaaagagaatccCAGTTCACCCATTTCAAATTAACTACACTCATACATGTACAAATTATATTAGATTTACCTTGACTGAATAGCAAGATAAATTGTACGACGGAAGGAGACCAggttaatttctgttttgtcatgGACAGTAACTTTCTGacctgggaaagaaaaacatgggtTTTAAGGAGCAAAACATTAAGGCAGATAGTAAATAGTAATAGAGCTGTTCTAAGAGATTACACCTAAGTCTGTAGCGCACTGTGCAACACTTTTTCtagaatagaaatatttagGACTATTTGgcatgtttatgtattttttatttttacagagaaggagagaaaaaaaaaacccatttgcCTCATTTATAACTATCAAGTGAATATTCAGAGGTTATTCTGTATCTCCATATATCTGTAGAGATTTTAAGAGGATAACTCTCCTTTTAAAGACCTTTCAAATGACTTAACCACTGCATCCTCTCAGTTTAACATTTCTTGTCCACATTATTAGCAAGGtattttctgcataatttaaCTATACAATGTTCTATGTAGTCTCCCTGATTTTAACaggaaattatttgtttcagttATGTGTAGGATCTAGTTACAGCATTCTGTGAAGTTCTGTTTTGTCCTGGAGCAAGTATAGAAACATCCATTCTGAACCAAAATCATTCGGGTAACACCTTCATCCATAAGGTATTCCCTAttccttcattattttaaagtttggtAACAGTATAAATCATGAAGGAAGCTCTGCTCACTCATTTGTGAAATACGCCAGCAAACTGGTGAGGAAACCCATTCTTGGTATTCAAAAACAGGACTTAGCTGGCTTTTCAATAACTCAGTCTGCACAAACACTTCAGTTATATTCATCCATCAACCTTTTTCCTAGGAATCAAATACATCCTTTGAAAATGTGTAAACACTGACTGCTTCCACTTCAGATCAAGAAAAGGGGCTGAACTGAACTAAGAGCTTAGAGAATGTAGATACAGTTGTAAGAAAACTCATTCTGATTTTGAAAGTGAGCTAAAAATATGATAGAGCACTAGCAGGCATCCAGGAAGGTTGTCTTTGCTAGTTTTTAAGACAGTGTTTTCAtgttaattgtttttaatatctTATATTTGCAAGGCTTTTCTCACATGAAACTGATATGGTCAAGAACAATCAGGCaaagttgcttttcattttctgcctgtgctgaatGCTTCCTTTTAGACTTTTATACTTTTTGCTAGTAAACACTAGCAAATCTGAGAATAATTTAGGATGAAAACATCCCTTAACTTTTGAACATTCTTAGTGTCACAAAATGTGTAACAAgttaagcttttctttcccGTTTCGTCTACAACCAATCACGAGTAAGATGTCAGTCATATGCTTACcatcttcatcctcctcctcctcctcctcttcatcttcCTCACTACTTCCACCCTCTTGATCTGCTTCAGATTCACTGTCACCTTCATCAAGAATTTCTGGAAGAGATGTATCCCAGATTAAAGGAATATAGTCCACAGTAGTTTCATTACCAAAAAAATCTTGATCCAACATCTAAGAGTGAAAGAGTGTCTCAGGTGGAGAATGTGGGAGAGCCAATAACATAGGTCATAACAGAATGAAGATGTAGCTGGAGGAAcgacactgaagaaaacagcaggattACATTGGAAAGTCTATGATGAGCTGAAAGACAGTTACCTGGGACACAAATACCACCCACTGTTAAATAATAAACATTAGTAATAATAGTCAGATAAGTAAATGCCAAATTAAGTGTGCAAATATATCAATATTACATATAAAACTCATATACACACACAACCCCCCTACCTTTCTTCAGCGTtttgtatttctcttcattttccatAAAGTTTGGATCCATcttgaaaacatctttaaaataaaagaaaatcttcatttaaaatacaaaatgaagaaacccataaatatttatttataattttgttttcacagagaaTGCAGTCATGGAATTATCTTCCATTCTAACTTACTAAGAACATCCTCTGGGTTGTAGTCATCTTCTAATGGCAACATATGAGTAAACTGATCCTCCTCCTCCACTAGATCTAATCCCTCTGGAATGATTGGATGATCCTTGAAGCCATCCTTTCGTACAGCAAACATGACTTCTATCATATACTGAACACGCATATCAATTTTAGATTCATGCAGAATGTGTCGAAGACGGTCAAAGATTGCTTGGGAAAGACAGAAACgtaaatatgaaaagaaattaccAATACAAACACCAAAATACAAATGTTGGCTAATTATACTTACCATTAATACCTCTAGGAGAAACTTCTGTTAATTTGAGCCCACTCTCTTTAATAAATCCAATTGCTACTTCAATACTGTCATCAGTAGGCCTTTCAAGAAGCAAAGTGAGCATTTCCAAACATAAAACCTCATGAGCCTACAGAAAGTATATCAGTAAAGAATTAGAATATACAACGTTACACAATTGTTACAGAGCAGGTTTACTTAACAGAACAGCCCAGCTTTTGAGAATGCTTCTTTACTTGTTTACTCATACACACAAGGCAACAGTAGTGGGACAAAGCTAATCCAGAGGAAGTCAAAActccaaataaaattttaccACTTGTATTTACACCAACTTTGTGGTGAATGTGACTATGTTATTGAAATGAATAAGCAAACAACGGTAAACCTTTTGCCACTAAGAAAAAATTAGAATGCATTTCCAAGAAGCAGAGAAACCAGCTGTAAGTGTGTTGTGTCTATTATTAAATCAGGTCTTCCACGATCAGGCACACAAGCAAATGGCACATCTCAGATTAGTTTACTCTATACCAAAATGCTGCACATGGCCAATGCATTCCTGAAACACTGCTTCTTGCCATTAAATTTGAGTATCTGGATTTCTAACACAAAGAAAGTGGCATAGGGCTGGATGCAAATCCATTTTAGATGCAACTGACTCTAGCTCTGCCTACACAGATGTTTAAGTCAGATGACAGTGCTGCAAGAAAACTCTGTTCTAGATTTGTGGGACAGAGCCTCGGATGACACTTGCTTTGCATCAAGATTTGTCTCAATACCAGCCCAAACATATTTATGAAGTCTGGGGAAGCTCTGGAGCCTAAGTACAATAGTAAGTGATGATAACTCCATAGACAATTACCAATACCTTTTCTAGACAGGTCATACCAACTTAAAATTGgcattaaaaggaaatttcaaCTCAGATTTTCAGTAACCTTTAGAAAAGGGAGAGCATCCTCACCTAGGCTATTGCTGCCTTGAAACTAAATAAACAGCATATAGGGGGGGTTTGCATTGAGTAGAAACATAAATTAACATACCACATTCTGATTCATCAAATGCGCCACAAACTTCGAAGATGTTAGACAGAGTtgctgcaaaacaaataaaccgGGAAATTTTAACACATGGTGTATGGAAGGAAAAATTTGTAACTCAGACTTACTATAAATTTGTGCATCTCACAATCAGATTAAATGATCCCAAAGTAACTATTTTGGGATACTGGTAATTGCTCACAACTAAGACAGTACACTTTAAAGTaagaaccaaaccaaacaaaacccttcCTGCCCACCTCAAAACTTGTTCACAATTAGGACAGtacactttaaaaacagaaaccaacccaacccctccctgcccccctcaAAACTATCACAGAACCAACCCAGAATAAGTTGTCAAGCTTTCATGATACTCTAAAACTACTGAAATGTACTAGCGACAGGCCCCAACCCATTTATCTTGACTGTGTTCCTTTGAAGTACCTAATTTTAACACACTCAATATAAGGTTAACACAGCAGAATTACAAGtttcagcattttgctgaatgcaaaaatgtgaacattttaCATACCTTATCATTTCTGCGATATCCTTTGCGAAAATTTAGTATCAACCTCTTGAGAATCAATTCACCAATATTTGGAAACTTTGAATTGATAATTGCCACAAGAGCAGCATAAACATGGGTAAAAATTGGAGAGGCACTCTGAGCTTGCAGAATGGATCTAGATAGCAATCCCCTGTAAAAATATGTAAGTTTAAGATTTTTCTGggtaataaaacatttaatgttttatgtgatatgtactgaagaaaaatagtaCTGTACAGCTGGAATAGTTAGTAGATACCAAATAGTCATTTTCAAACAGTTATCATGCCACAAATGGAGTTTTACAAAATGTGTTGCCCAAATGTACCTGAGCTGAGAAATTCTTAAAACTGACACTTTATCTTTCATTAAGTATTGTTCCTATTAGAACTACATTTGGAAATGGTAAGAAAGTAAAGTCTTCATCTTGTATCCTGCAATCATCCTATTTTAACCCCAACACAGGCTCTTCCTAGCTTTGAAATTTACATGATTGAGCCGttccttttccccagctgaaaaaacaaaaccctgttTATGACAGAAGAGATACCTGCACTGCAActatttatgaaaaatacagaagtgtgTTCTAGTACAATGATAACTTAAACACGCAAACAAActtctaagaaataaaaatcatatttccATAAAAGGTCCCTAAGAAAAAACATCTACctagaagtaaaaaaacaacGTTCAGTAAAACCAGAATGAGCAAAGTATAATGCTTTTCACTGTTATTCTCAAATGAAACTACATATTTTCaacataattttaatgtttgGAACTAAGAACTGATTATAAAAGACTACTAATTAAAGTCTACATGAATGTAAACACAGGACTCATGAGATAATAGTCCTTTTATTATACTATGGGTGTCTAACAGTTTTATCAAGactgaagtctgaaaataaagacttttttccccctcctcccagttttgcttttttaatatgctttagCACATAGAACTTGACTTTTGCTGTAATCCTAACATGAATCTTCAAAATGCACACTGGTACCCAATTATCTTCTTTGTGGTCtattgaatttaaaaaaaaaaaaaatctcctacATGGTACTAATTACTGCATAAGGACCTCATTCCTACTTATTTTGGAGTTGACAAATGGAACAGAACTCACGTCATACCAGTGCACAGAAACAggatatttcattttgaaactaTTTATTAGTTCTCACTTACAAACTGAAACTGGTGTCGTTCAGATCCTATTTACCCTCTACTTACAAAACTCAGAAAAGGACTTTACAACTAGATAAAACTTATCACTATTTTGCTAGTTAGATAAAACTTCTTATCACAATATTTGCAACTCAAATTTGGAAGTCAAAATTAACTGTAAGGAGGAAGGAAATTATGCCATTTTCCACCtagattattttgaaatgtatgaACTTATAAGCCACATACAAACTTCTATGGGCAAGTGTATTCTAAAAACATTCCCCTCTCTAGAATTTACTTAGTTCTCTTCTGTTATTCTTATGCTATTTGCAGGATTCTGATCATCCCATCACATACGATATACATGAAAGCAGTATATTAGCAGAAACGcaaaagaattgttttaaaatactaagaCTTACCTTCCCCGAACAATATTTTCCTGAAGGAGCTCATGAATGATATTTTCAATATTAGAAACATTCACTTTGTTGACAAGACCATTGATCGACTTCTTCAAGGCTTCCCAACTCATCCTCTGATACGCCAAGCTATTCCAAAGGTAACACAATTAATGCCTGAATTTGAGGAAGCACTgagtgaatatatatatatatatatatattgatatGAAAACGTGGATGTAAGCTGTGATTAGTAAAACAGGTAAGAAAATACTACTGCATAAATGTGAAGACTAGTTCACAATTTTACATTTAGCTATCAGGAAATCACTGAACCAACATGATAAACCAAAATGTAATTCTCTACAGATATGGTATAGCCCAATACATTCAGTTTTCTAAGATATTCCAAAAAATCCCTGGTTATACTCTGTATCCCACTTTCCCGTTTACAgtttgcagcagaagcaggtaGTCATAATCTGATTCTCTTACCTTTCTTCTGGTAAAAATATACCTTCAAAACGATGATCACAGCCCTCAAAAGGTATCCCATTTTCACCAACACTCACTAAACCCCTTTATTGTTCtccttttcagtaaaaattctAATATGTTACTTTCACCTCACCTATTTTTATCAGTAATTTGTTCCTGCATCATCCTGAGCTTGGCAGGTGGAATATATGCACCACCCGTGCGAGTAAGGATTGGATCcacttcttctttcttcttctttgaaGTGGTCTCATCATGAGCAAGTGAGCTCTGGACTGTCGACCTCTCTGGACTCCTATGGTCAGGTGATGAGTATCTTCTCTGTCTCCTTCGATCAGATTCTTTCTCCTCCCATTTATCATGGtatctctctcttcccctttccatccttctaagaaacaaaaacaaaaccaccactaCACATGCATGGGTTCGTGAGAAACTTTCacattttatactttaaaatcagtattttattacTGATTAAGAAAAGGCTTGATACCTTCCTTCTGAAGTTCTGTCATCATAGTATTCCCTTCTTGAATATTCCTGATCATATCTGCTGTCATCAGAGTACCTTCTCCTTCTGGGAGATGGAGGCCTGTCATGCTCTATATCCCTATTTGCAACCCAAGACACAAAATTTTTAGTAACAGGCTTAGAAAAGCAATGCTATTAATATCTACTTGCAATACAACACAGaactgttctgtttctgcaaCCTGCATTTCAATATCCATATCATTCAAATAGAAGATGCTCCATTTCTAATCATTTCTTGTcagcaaaaaataatcaaaagtcAAAGAAGCACTGTAAAAGGAAGCTCCTCCTAGaacttaaaattaaatgctaaaTGGCAGTAACATCAAATACCAAAAGTAAATTCAGCACCATGCCTTCCTTGGAACATATGCATTCATTCACCtactttattctgttttatacTATACAGGCAAAAcactattagaaaaaaaaattacattgtgtTTAGTTCAAGAGGTTTCATTCTAATTAACAtgtgaaattaaaagcagactGGTAACTGTGCACCTCATGCCACAGTAGACTGCTCTTCAAATACTgtttctccagctcctgctggcacCAATAATCTTGCTCTAAAGTGAAAATTGTGACACCAGCAACACACGAGTCAAAGAGAAAGCTGGCATCTAGTTTCTATTTTCAAGTTCCATGACAATTTAACTGAACACTAAGGACTTTGTTAACAAGTCTAATTACTGCTATATTACCATGCAAGTAGTCTATTAAACCTACACTTACTTTTCACTGCTCAGTTATGgtaatatataaaaagaaatggaaccTGATGttcagttgtgggtttttttaaaaacttatcTAACCCACTATGTGAGGTCTAGATACAAAATGGTAGGGTATAAAAATCAATCATTCTACCTGTCCTCTGGAGACAAACTTTTTTGGCGCGAACTgtagttttccttcctttcataaCTGGAACCATGctttaggaaaagagaaagaaaaaaatcaagcccCAACATTATATATCAATTACTGTGAGCACATGTCTTGAGATCAAAGCGTACCATGTCTTCAGTTCCCTACTCCTTTAGGGCCATCAAATAAAGCTAATGGCAGTCAGTTATGACAAGGACAGCTGATTCCAAGTAGGTAGTTAAGCAGCTGGACTCCCTGCTACAGGATGCTGCAGACACCAAATGCTTCCATACATTCAAGGGACTCGAcaatcactgaagaaaaattcacACAGGTTACTAGGACAAATTTATCCGTCTCAGGAAGCTGCAAATAGGCAAACAGAGTATGTGGATGGGTGCTTTTAGAGCTGCCCTGTTCCTAAACTTTGCAAGGGATCTGCTGTCAATTACTGCTGGAGATGGACCTTCTGTCTGcctttcctgcttccttcttccatACGCCATTTTACACTTTGTTGTATCAAATGCAATACAATGCAATTAACAGAATTCTACCACTTCTTGTTTGGAGAGTGTCTTCCTCCTAAGAATTCCCCTTACTACATAATTTCTCCGTACCTTCCTCCTTCTTACTACGATTTATTTTCTCATGAGTCACTCCTTGCTTCATACATTATACACATCCAAGTTACACTGTTCCACTTGACAGTTCCTCAAAGCAAATATGATTctagatttttttgaaatgtaagtTTCCAGGACTGTTTAAGTGATATACGTTTAATTAGTTCACAGCAAATTCTTTGGGCTGAACCATGACATACAGAAGTATGCAGTCATACACAAAAATCAGAGCATGACAGCATCTACAACACACATAGGAA
The DNA window shown above is from Falco naumanni isolate bFalNau1 chromosome 8, bFalNau1.pat, whole genome shotgun sequence and carries:
- the CWC22 gene encoding pre-mRNA-splicing factor CWC22 homolog isoform X2, yielding MKSRVTQVNHGSSYERKENYSSRQKSLSPEDRDIEHDRPPSPRRRRYSDDSRYDQEYSRREYYDDRTSEGRMERGRERYHDKWEEKESDRRRQRRYSSPDHRSPERSTVQSSLAHDETTSKKKKEEVDPILTRTGGAYIPPAKLRMMQEQITDKNSLAYQRMSWEALKKSINGLVNKVNVSNIENIIHELLQENIVRGRGLLSRSILQAQSASPIFTHVYAALVAIINSKFPNIGELILKRLILNFRKGYRRNDKQLCLTSSKFVAHLMNQNVAHEVLCLEMLTLLLERPTDDSIEVAIGFIKESGLKLTEVSPRGINAIFDRLRHILHESKIDMRVQYMIEVMFAVRKDGFKDHPIIPEGLDLVEEEDQFTHMLPLEDDYNPEDVLNVFKMDPNFMENEEKYKTLKKEILDEGDSESEADQEGGSSEEDEEEEEEEDEDGQKVTVHDKTEINLVSFRRTIYLAIQSSLDFEECAHKLLKMDFPESQTKELCNMILDCCAQQRTYEKFFGLLAGRFCMLKKEYMESFEAIFKEQYDTIHRLETNKLRNVAKMFAHLLYTDSIPWSVLECIILSEETTTSSSRIFVKIFFQELSEYMGLPNLNARLKDETLQPFFEGLLPRDNPRNTRFAINFFTSIGLGGLTDELREHLKNAPKLIMTQKQDVESSDSSSSSETDSSSDSDSDSSSSSSESSSSSDSSSSSDNSSDSDVPKAKRRRMQKKNRESEKVSRKKQEKKRKSLEKKMRRRQQEERSDTESKSERNHRNLRESHRRDDVSKYHHRDESNGRDGYHSGKDRNHERSKDLENKHSNSKLKKAERRTSLSDDENYRHWSKDNGHRSRKRERSKSRERGHNNSSPREEEQEDRYRNGSEKYREKHSRYSDQYREPRKNEDRRRDSSPHRRK
- the CWC22 gene encoding pre-mRNA-splicing factor CWC22 homolog isoform X1, which translates into the protein MKSRVTQVNHGSSYERKENYSSRQKSLSPEDRDIEHDRPPSPRRRRYSDDSRYDQEYSRREYYDDRTSEGRRMERGRERYHDKWEEKESDRRRQRRYSSPDHRSPERSTVQSSLAHDETTSKKKKEEVDPILTRTGGAYIPPAKLRMMQEQITDKNSLAYQRMSWEALKKSINGLVNKVNVSNIENIIHELLQENIVRGRGLLSRSILQAQSASPIFTHVYAALVAIINSKFPNIGELILKRLILNFRKGYRRNDKQLCLTSSKFVAHLMNQNVAHEVLCLEMLTLLLERPTDDSIEVAIGFIKESGLKLTEVSPRGINAIFDRLRHILHESKIDMRVQYMIEVMFAVRKDGFKDHPIIPEGLDLVEEEDQFTHMLPLEDDYNPEDVLNVFKMDPNFMENEEKYKTLKKEILDEGDSESEADQEGGSSEEDEEEEEEEDEDGQKVTVHDKTEINLVSFRRTIYLAIQSSLDFEECAHKLLKMDFPESQTKELCNMILDCCAQQRTYEKFFGLLAGRFCMLKKEYMESFEAIFKEQYDTIHRLETNKLRNVAKMFAHLLYTDSIPWSVLECIILSEETTTSSSRIFVKIFFQELSEYMGLPNLNARLKDETLQPFFEGLLPRDNPRNTRFAINFFTSIGLGGLTDELREHLKNAPKLIMTQKQDVESSDSSSSSETDSSSDSDSDSSSSSSESSSSSDSSSSSDNSSDSDVPKAKRRRMQKKNRESEKVSRKKQEKKRKSLEKKMRRRQQEERSDTESKSERNHRNLRESHRRDDVSKYHHRDESNGRDGYHSGKDRNHERSKDLENKHSNSKLKKAERRTSLSDDENYRHWSKDNGHRSRKRERSKSRERGHNNSSPREEEQEDRYRNGSEKYREKHSRYSDQYREPRKNEDRRRDSSPHRRK